GcatggggacaccgggggaggcacctgggggacaccagggggacacCTTGgggcatggggacaccagggggggCAActtggggacaccttggggcATGGGGACACATCAGAGGAGACcccttggggacaccttggggtATGGGGACATCAgaggggacaccttggggacatgtTGGGGGCACCTTGGGGcatggggacaccggggggggcaccttggggacaccttggggcgtggggacaccgggggggcaccttggggacaccagggggacacCTTGGGGcgtggggacaccgggggggcACCTTGGGGTGTGGGGACATCAGAgtggacaccttggggacacgtTGGGGGCACCTTGGGGcatggggacaccgggggggcaacctggggacaccttggggcATGGGGACACATCAGAGGAGACCCCGTGGGGACACCTTGGGGTATGGGGACACCAGTGGgggcaccttggggacaccttggggcatggggacaccagggggggcaccttggggacaccagggggggcaccttggggacaccagggggacacCTTGGGATGAAGGTGGCATGGAGTCActttggggacaccagggagacaccttggggacaccagggggacaccttggggacaccgggggacaccaaggggacaACTTAGGGTGCCTTGgggcatggggacatcagggggacACCTcgggggacaccttggggacactaGGAGGCCACCAGCAGGTCACTTTGGGGGATGGGGGTGGCATGGGGACCCCTTGGGGACCCCAGGGGGGACACTTTGGGGACCCCTTGGGGACCCCAAGGGATGGGGGTGGCatggggaccccagggacccgtTGGGGACCCCCTGACCCCATGTCCCGTCCCCCCCCGGGGCAGCAGAGCCCAGTGTGTCCCCAGTTCCCATGACAATTAATTCCCCTCCCGGCTTAATCGTAATTAACGGGAGGTGATTAATGAcatgggggggggaggggggggggtcacGCGGCcccggggtgggggagggggggcaggtGGCCCCGCCCGGGAAATGTCACCACCCCCCCACTTCTTGTCCCCCCCCCCGGTTCctgtttttggggtccccgagGGATCCTGGGTAACGGGGGGGGCCAAACAGCCCTTCAGCTGCACCCAAaggggggggacggggacaaggaggggacaagggggacaaggaggggacaaggagggCCAGGAGGGGGACAAGGAGGGCCAGGAGGGGACAAGGAGGACCaggaggggacaaggagggggacatggagcagggagggggacaaggagggggacatggagcagggagggggacaAGGAGGTTCAGGAGGGGACAAGGAGGACCAGGAAGGGACAAGGAggaccagggatggggacaaggagagGGACacggagcagggatggggacaaggaggtccaggaggggacaaggagggggacacggagcagggatggggacaaggaggtCCAGAAGGGGACAAGGAggaccagggatggggacaaggagagggacatggaccagggatggggacaaggaggtCTGGGAGGGGACAAGGATGGGAAGGAGCATGGagcagagatggggatggagatgagggatGGAGacgagggatggggatggagacaaGGGATGGAGacaagggatggggatggagatgagggatggggatgaagatgagggatggggatggagatgagggatggagatggagatgagggatggagatgaagacgagggatggggatggagatgagggatggggatggagatgagggatggggatggagacgagggatggggatggagacgagggatggagatggagacgagggatggggatgaagatgagggaTGGAGAcgagggatggagatggagacgagggatggggatggagatgaaggATGGAGacaagggatggggatggggacgagggatggggatgaagatgagggaTGGAGacgagggatggggatggagacgagggatggggatgaagatgagggaTGGGAACAGGGGATCCAGGAGAAGACGAGGTGAGGGCCAAGGCTGGGGCCGCAGCAGGACAGCGACGGGCTGGAGGCCACACGGAGGCATCTCaggggacattgagggacaggaggggacaggggggtccCTACCTTCTTGCGGTGGGGGTCGTTCTTGGCCAGGCAGGAGCGGGGCAGGGCCAGGTACCCCCCGATGACCTGGATCTCCTCGGCCGTGGGGTAGCGCTTCTtggggggcccggggggcgTGGCGGGGGGCCCGGGTGGCGTCGGCGTCGAGGTGGGGGACGTCCCCTCggggctggtggtggtggtggtggtggtggcccCGCGGCGGGGCCGGACGGTGATGGTGTTGCCGCTGCGGCGCTGCAGGGCGGGGTGGGCCAGGGGGGCCCCCGTCTCGCGGCGGGGCGCCCCTCGCATGGCCGACGTCCCGGGGCTCCCCGAGCCCGGCGCCGCCCCGGCTACGCCCTCCCCACGCCCCGGAGCCGGCGTCACGGGCGACACGGGCGTCGGGGTTGACCCAGGAGTCATGGGTGACACGGGAGTCGTGGTTGATCCTGGAGTTGTGGTTGACCCTGGGGTCACGGTTGACCCAGGGGCCATGGTTGACTTAGGGGTCATGGTTGACCCTGGGGTCATGGTTGACCCAGGGGTCGTGGTCAACACAGGCCTCGTGGTTGACCCAGTGGTCACAGTTGACCCAAAGGCCATGGTTGACCCTGGGGTCATGGTTGACCCTGGGGTCACGGTTGACCCAAGAGTCACGGTTGACCCAAGGGCCATGGTTGACCCTGGGGTCACGGTTGACCCAGGGGTCACGGTTGACCCTGGGGTCATGGTTGACCCAGGGGTCATGGTCAACACAGGCCTCGTGGTTGACCCAGATGTCATGGTTGACCCAGGAGTCATGGTTGACCCTGGGGTCATGGTTGACCCTGGGGTCACGGTTGACCCAGATGTCATGGTTGACCCAGGGGTCACGGTTGACCCAGATGTCATGGTTGACCCAGGAGTCATGGCTGACCCCGGGGTCACGGTTGACCCAAGAGTCACGGTTGACCCAAGGGCCATGGTTGACCTGGGTGTCATGGTTGACCCAGGGGTCACAGCTGACCCAGGAGTCACGGTTGACCCAGGGGCCATGGTTGACCTGGGTGTCGTGGTTGACCCTGGGGTCACGGTTGACCCGGGGGTCATGGTCAACACAGGCCTCGTGGTTGACCCAGGAGTCATGGTTGACCCAGAAGTCACAGTTGACCCAGATGTCATGGTTGACCCAGAAGTCACGGTTGACCCAGGGGCCACGGTTGACCTGGGTGTCGTGGCTGCCCCAGGGGTCACGGTTGACCCAGGGGTCACGGTCAACACGGCTGTCGTGGTGGCTCCACAGGCTTTGCTTGAGCCCTGTCCTTCCACCCCACCCTCGTGGCCGTCCGGTGGCCCCTGTCCTCCTGGCATCCCCCGTCCCTCAACCGTCTTCCAGCTCTTGACCATCTCCTTTACCGTCCCCTGGTTCTCAGACGTCTCCACGTCTTTCGTTGCCTCCTGGCCCTCAACTGTCCCCGGGCTGGTGGCCAACCCGTGGCCCTTGACCACCCTGAGGGTCTCGGGCGTCTCCTGGCCCTCAGGCGTCCCCAGATCTTTCGTTGTCCCCTGGACTTCAACCGGCCCCTGGCTGGTGGTCAACCCATGGCCCTTGGCCGTCCCCTGTCCCTCACCTGTCCCCGAGTCCTTGGTTGTCCCCAGACCCTCCGTTGCGCCTGGGCTGGTGGCCAATCCATGGCCCTTGACCGTCCTACAGCCCTCAACCGCCCCCTGTCCCTCTGTTGTCCCCACCCCCTTGGCCAAGCCCCATCCCTTGACCACCCCGATGCCCTTGACCGTCCCTCGCGTCTCAGCCGTCCCCAGGTCCTTGGTTGCCCCCTGTCCCTCCGCTGCTCCTGGGCTGGTGGCCGACCCGTGGCCCTTGATGGTCCTGCGGGTCTCAGCCCCCTGCTGACCCTCAGCTGCCCCCACGCCCTTGGTTGATCCCAAACCATCAACCACCTGGTTGGTGGTCAACCCATGGCCCTTGACGCCCTTGGTTGACCCCAACCCATCAACCACCTGGTTGGTGGTCAACCCAAGGCCCTTGATGCCCTTGGTTGACCCCAAACCATCAACCACCTGGTTGGTGGTCAACCCAAGGCCCTTGACCACCCGAGGGATCTCATCTTTCTGCTGTCCCTCAACCATCTCCACACCCTTGGTTGATTCCAAACCATCAACCACCTGGTTGGTGGCCAACCCAAGGCCCTTGACGCCCTTGGTTGACCCCAACCCATCAACCACCTGGTCGGTGGCCAACCCATGGCCCTTGAAGCCCTTGGTTGACCCCAACCCATCAACCACTTGGTCGGTGGCCACCTCATGGTCCTCGAGGGCCCCGCGGTTCTCCTGGGCGCGCGGCGGGGAGGCCGGGGGGCTCTCGGGGACCTCCCTCTCGGTGCTGAGGGagcgggcgggcgggcgcggggcgaAGCGGCTGAGCAGGCGGCTGACGCGTCCCCGAGGGGCCTCGTTGTCCCCGCAGAGCTCCAGCCCCTCGGCGCTGCGGCTCAGCCCCGGCGCCAGCGCCAGGGAGCCCGTCTCGGGGACCCCCGAGGTCCCGGCTTTGGCCCGGCGCCGTTCCAGAAGCTCCCGCTTCCACGGGGGCAACTGGGCCGCCCGGTCCCGCTGCTCCCGCTCGCGCCGGCGAGCCGCCTCCTCCTCGCGCCGGCGAcgctccaggagctgcagcttcCAACCCGGCACCGCCATGGCCTGAGgaaccagggatgggggctgaggaaccagggatggaggctgaGGAACGAAGGATGGGGCTGAGgaaccagggatggggctgaggaaccagggatgggggctgaggaaccagggatggggctgaggaaccagggatgggggctgaggaaccagggatggggctgaggaaccagggatgggggctgaggaaccagggatgggggctgaggaaccagggatggggctgaggaaccagggatggggctgaggaaccagggatggggctgaggaACCAGGGATGGGGGTTGAGGAACCACGGATGGGGCTGAGGAACCGGGGATGGGGCTGAGGAaccagggaaggggctgaggaaccagggaaggggctgaggaaccagggatgggggctgaggaaccagggatggggctgaggaaccagggatgggggctgaggaaccagggatggggctggtggagaaaccagggatggggctggtggAGAAACCAGGGATGGGGTTGGTGGAGAAAttagggatggggatggtggagaaaccagggatggggctggtggaggaaccagggatggggctggtggaggaaccagggatggggctggtggaggaaccagggatggggctggtggaggaaccagggatggggatggtggaGAAATTAGGGATGGGGTTGGAGGAACCAGGGATGAGGTTGGTGGAGAAATCAGGGATGGGGTTGGTGGAGgaaccagggatggggctggtggaggaaccagggatggggctggtggagccaccagggctgggggtggtgTTAGggggccaccagggccaccgggggggggtgggggccaccagtgccaccagttGAGAAGAAGTGACAAAGCCGCTGGGGCGGATGCTGGTGGGACACGGGCTCCAGCTCAGGCTTCCGGCCTCGAGATCTTCGAGATCTTCGAGCAccaagggggggggggggatggggacacccgGGGAACCGCCAtgggggggacctgggggggctggaactgggggggggacacacagatttttgggggggacctgggggggctggaactggggggggggacacagattttggggtggggggg
The sequence above is a segment of the Phaenicophaeus curvirostris isolate KB17595 unplaced genomic scaffold, BPBGC_Pcur_1.0 scaffold_617, whole genome shotgun sequence genome. Coding sequences within it:
- the LOC138735246 gene encoding putative per-hexamer repeat protein 5, whose translation is MAVPGWKLQLLERRRREEEAARRREREQRDRAAQLPPWKRELLERRRAKAGTSGVPETGSLALAPGLSRSAEGLELCGDNEAPRGRVSRLLSRFAPRPPARSLSTEREVPESPPASPPRAQENRGALEDHEVATDQVVDGLGSTKGFKGHGLATDQVVDGLGSTKGVKGLGLATNQVVDGLESTKGVEMVEGQQKDEIPRVVKGLGLTTNQVVDGLGSTKGIKGLGLTTNQVVDGLGSTKGVKGHGLTTNQVVDGLGSTKGVGAAEGQQGAETRRTIKGHGSATSPGAAEGQGATKDLGTAETRGTVKGIGVVKGWGLAKGVGTTEGQGAVEGCRTVKGHGLATSPGATEGLGTTKDSGTGEGQGTAKGHGLTTSQGPVEVQGTTKDLGTPEGQETPETLRVVKGHGLATSPGTVEGQEATKDVETSENQGTVKEMVKSWKTVEGRGMPGGQGPPDGHEGGVEGQGSSKACGATTTAVLTVTPGSTVTPGAATTPRSTVAPGSTVTSGSTMTSGSTVTSGSTMTPGSTTRPVLTMTPGSTVTPGSTTTPRSTMAPGSTVTPGSAVTPGSTMTPRSTMALGSTVTLGSTVTPGSAMTPGSTMTSGSTVTPGSTMTSGSTVTPGSTMTPGSTMTPGSTMTSGSTTRPVLTMTPGSTMTPGSTVTPGSTVTPGSTMALGSTVTLGSTVTPGSTMTPGSTMAFGSTVTTGSTTRPVLTTTPGSTMTPGSTMTPKSTMAPGSTVTPGSTTTPGSTTTPVSPMTPGSTPTPVSPVTPAPGRGEGVAGAAPGSGSPGTSAMRGAPRRETGAPLAHPALQRRSGNTITVRPRRGATTTTTTTSPEGTSPTSTPTPPGPPATPPGPPKKRYPTAEEIQVIGGYLALPRSCLAKNDPHRKKLKIWFSERELERTFSYPSEGAALAAWGPPEDSPSPPGPPPAAPDDEEEDEEPPPARGLPGGLRARALLVDESCRR